A genomic segment from Nocardia cyriacigeorgica GUH-2 encodes:
- the ahcY gene encoding adenosylhomocysteinase, which yields MTTSELPARTSLTADVRNGIDYKVADLSLAEFGRKEIRLAEHEMPGLMALRREYAEVAPLKGARISGSLHMTVQTAVLIETLTALGAEVRWASCNIFSTQDHAAAAVVVGPHGTVDEPKGTPVFAWKGETLEEYWWAAEQMLTWPGEPANMILDDGGDATMLVLRGAQFEKAGVVPPADEEHSAEYTVFLNLLRERFETDKGKWTAIAESVKGVTEETTTGVLRLYQFAAAGELVFPAINVNDSVTKSKFDNKYGTRHSLIDGINRGTDVLIGGKKVLICGYGDVGKGCAESLAGQGARVQVTEIDPINALQALMDGYDVVTVEQAIGEADIVITSTGNKDIITLEHMKAMKDQAILGNIGHFDNEIDMAALERSGATKLNIKPQVDLWTFGDSGKSIIVLSEGRLLNLGNATGHPSFVMSNSFSNQVIAQIELWTKPDEYDNEVYRLPKHLDEKVARIHVEALGGTLTKLTKDQAEYIGVDVEGPYKPDHYRY from the coding sequence ATGACGACCTCAGAACTTCCCGCACGTACGTCGCTGACCGCTGATGTCCGTAACGGCATTGATTACAAGGTGGCGGATCTGTCCTTGGCCGAGTTCGGTCGTAAGGAGATCCGGCTGGCCGAGCACGAGATGCCCGGCCTGATGGCCCTGCGTCGCGAGTACGCCGAGGTGGCGCCGCTGAAGGGCGCGCGCATCTCGGGTTCGCTGCACATGACGGTGCAGACCGCGGTGCTGATCGAGACCCTGACCGCCCTCGGTGCCGAGGTGCGCTGGGCCTCCTGCAACATCTTCTCCACCCAGGACCATGCCGCCGCGGCGGTGGTGGTGGGCCCGCACGGCACGGTCGACGAGCCCAAGGGCACCCCGGTCTTCGCCTGGAAGGGCGAGACGCTGGAGGAGTACTGGTGGGCAGCCGAGCAGATGCTCACCTGGCCCGGCGAGCCGGCCAACATGATCCTCGACGACGGCGGCGACGCCACCATGCTGGTGCTGCGTGGCGCGCAGTTCGAGAAGGCGGGCGTGGTGCCGCCGGCCGATGAGGAGCATTCGGCCGAGTACACGGTGTTCTTGAACCTGCTGCGGGAACGGTTCGAGACCGACAAGGGCAAGTGGACCGCCATCGCGGAGAGCGTCAAGGGCGTCACCGAGGAGACCACCACCGGTGTGCTGCGGCTGTACCAGTTCGCGGCCGCGGGTGAGCTGGTGTTCCCGGCGATCAACGTCAACGACTCGGTCACCAAGTCGAAGTTCGACAACAAGTACGGCACCCGTCATTCGCTCATCGACGGCATCAACCGCGGTACCGATGTGCTCATCGGTGGCAAGAAGGTGCTGATCTGTGGTTACGGCGACGTGGGCAAGGGTTGTGCGGAATCGCTTGCCGGACAGGGCGCCCGCGTGCAGGTTACCGAGATCGACCCGATCAACGCGTTGCAGGCGCTGATGGACGGCTACGACGTGGTCACCGTGGAGCAGGCCATCGGCGAGGCCGACATCGTCATCACCTCCACCGGCAACAAGGACATCATCACCCTCGAGCACATGAAGGCGATGAAGGACCAGGCCATCCTCGGCAATATCGGTCACTTCGACAACGAGATCGATATGGCTGCGCTGGAGCGTTCCGGCGCAACGAAATTGAACATCAAGCCGCAGGTCGACCTGTGGACCTTCGGCGATTCCGGCAAGTCGATCATCGTGCTGTCGGAGGGCCGCCTGCTGAACCTGGGCAATGCCACCGGCCACCCGTCGTTCGTGATGTCCAACAGCTTCTCCAACCAGGTGATTGCCCAGATCGAGCTGTGGACCAAGCCCGACGAGTACGACAACGAGGTCTACCGCCTGCCCAAGCACCTCGACGAGAAGGTCGCGCGCATCCACGTCGAGGCCCTCGGTGGCACGCTGACCAAGCTCACCAAGGACCAAGCCGAGTACATCGGTGTGGACGTCGAAGGGCCGTACAAGCCCGACCACTACCGCTACTGA
- a CDS encoding alkane 1-monooxygenase yields MQTVGKPRGSADPKRHLWFLGLIAPACALLPSQLVLHTGLTVFWWIGPIIVLIVIPVLDQLVGEDGSNPRDEDYELLSNDRYYRWCTYLFLPIQLIGLVVAGYLWSGDELSVVDKLGLASTLGLVSGIGINAAHELGHRVERLERWLAKIALAQSGYGHFFVEHNRGHHMRVATPEDPASARLGETLWEFLPRSVSGGFRSAIRLERARLARREHGWWSVHNHILQAWSMTLVLFGALLVAFGWQILPYLLLQAVIGVMLLETVNYVEHYGLLRERRPGGRYRRCSPRDSWNSDRLVTNIFLFHLQRHSDHHANPGRRYQTLRSSQQAPQLPAGYATMILLAAVPPLWRKVMDPRVLAHYDGDVTRANIAPRRRVRLLARHGVPAT; encoded by the coding sequence GTGCAAACGGTTGGCAAACCGAGGGGATCGGCCGATCCCAAACGCCACCTGTGGTTTCTCGGTCTCATCGCGCCTGCGTGCGCGTTGCTGCCTTCTCAACTGGTGTTGCATACCGGGCTGACCGTCTTCTGGTGGATCGGCCCGATCATCGTGCTGATCGTGATTCCGGTGCTGGATCAGCTCGTCGGCGAGGACGGCAGCAACCCGCGCGATGAGGACTACGAGCTGCTGTCCAACGACCGCTACTACCGCTGGTGCACCTACCTGTTCCTGCCCATCCAGCTGATCGGACTGGTCGTGGCGGGCTATCTGTGGTCCGGTGACGAACTGAGCGTCGTCGACAAACTCGGCCTCGCGTCCACCCTGGGCCTGGTGTCCGGTATCGGCATCAACGCCGCGCACGAACTCGGCCATCGCGTCGAACGCCTGGAACGCTGGCTGGCCAAGATCGCGCTGGCCCAGTCCGGCTACGGGCATTTCTTCGTCGAACACAACCGCGGCCACCACATGCGCGTGGCCACCCCGGAGGATCCGGCCAGTGCCCGGCTCGGGGAAACCCTGTGGGAATTCCTGCCGCGCAGCGTCTCCGGCGGCTTCCGCTCCGCGATCCGGCTCGAGCGCGCCCGGCTGGCACGCCGCGAGCACGGCTGGTGGAGCGTGCACAACCACATCCTGCAAGCCTGGTCGATGACGCTGGTGCTGTTCGGCGCGCTACTGGTGGCCTTCGGCTGGCAGATCCTGCCGTATCTGCTGCTCCAGGCCGTGATCGGCGTGATGCTGCTGGAGACTGTCAACTACGTCGAGCACTACGGACTGCTGCGCGAGCGCAGGCCCGGCGGCCGCTACCGGCGCTGCTCGCCGCGCGACAGCTGGAACAGCGACCGGCTCGTCACCAATATCTTCCTGTTCCACCTCCAGCGCCACAGTGACCATCACGCCAACCCCGGCCGCCGCTATCAGACCTTGCGCAGTTCCCAGCAGGCGCCGCAATTGCCGGCCGGCTACGCCACCATGATCCTGCTCGCGGCCGTCCCGCCGCTGTGGCGGAAGGTGATGGACCCGCGGGTGCTCGCGCACTACGACGGTGATGTCACTCGCGCCAATATCGCTCCGCGCAGGCGTGTTCGGTTGCTGGCCAGGCACGGGGTCCCCGCGACCTGA